The following proteins are encoded in a genomic region of Pyrus communis chromosome 11, drPyrComm1.1, whole genome shotgun sequence:
- the LOC137708364 gene encoding transcription factor CPC-like: MADLDHSHSSSDDNSVDSREESSQDSKLDFSEDEETLITRMFNLVGERWSLIAGRIPGRSAEEIEKYWTSRYSTSE, translated from the exons ATGGCTGACTTGGATCACTCCCACTCCTCTTCTGACGACAATTCTGTGGATTCTAGAG AGGAAAGTAGTCAAGACTCTAAGCTTGACTTTTCAGAAGATGAGGAAACTCTAATCACTAGGATGTTTAATCTGGTTGGTGAGAG gtGGTCTCTGATTGCTGGGAGAATCCCTGGAAGATCAGCAGAGGAGATTGAAAAGTACTGGACATCAAGATACTCAACAAGTGAATGA
- the LOC137709377 gene encoding protein translation factor SUI1 homolog, with the protein MSEFDTQVPSAFDPFADANAENSGAGTKEYVHVRVQQRNGRKSLTTVQGLKKEYSYNKILKDLKKEFCCNGTVVEDPELGQVIQLQGDQRKNVSSFLVQAGIVKKEHIKIHGF; encoded by the exons ATGTCTGAATTCGACACCCAGGTCCCATCTGCTTTTG ATCCCTTTGCTGATGCAAATGCTGAGAACTCAGGTGCAGGGACAAAAGAGTATGTGCATGTCCGTGTACAGCAGCGCAACGGGAGGAAAAGCCTGACTACTGTACAAGGATTGAAGAAGGAATACAGCTACAATAAGATACTAAAGGACCTCAAGAAAGAGTTCTGTTGTAATGGTACTGTCGTTGAGGATCCTGAGTTAGGCCAG GTCATACAACTTCAGGGGGACCAGAGAAAGAATGTTTCCTCCTTCCTTGTGCAG GCCGGCATTGTTAAGAAGGAGCACATCAAAATTCATGGTTTTTGA
- the LOC137709396 gene encoding peroxidase 3-like: protein MGSTRFSGIFVSCLLVIIGLSEAQLQLGFYAKNCPKAEKIVNDYVEEHIHNAPSLAAALIRLHFHDCFVRGCDASVLLNSTSSNQAEKDAPPNLTLRGFDFIDRIKSRLEAQCPGIVSCADVIALAARDSIVATGGPTWKVPTGRRDGVIARRAEALANIPPPTSNFSNLQRIFANVGLDLKDLVLLSGAHTIGVSHCSSFSNRLYNFTGVGDQDPALNTQYAANLKANKCKTPTDNTTIVEMDPGSFRTFDLSYYTLLLKRRGLFQSDAALTTSSTTYNHINQLLKGSLQNFYDKFGKSMEKMGRANVKTGSAGEIRKQCSVVNS from the exons ATGGGGTCGACTCgattttctgggattttcgtTTCATGTCTTCTGGTGATCATAGGCCTCAGTGAGGCTCAGTTGCAACTGGGTTTCTATGCCAAGAACTGCCCGAAAGCAGAGAAGATTGTGAACGACTACGTCGAGGAGCACATCCACAACGCACCCTCACTTGCTGCTGCTCTCATAAGGTTGCACTTCCATGATTGCTTTGTCAGG GGTTGTGATGCATCTGTTCTTCTGAACTCGACTTCAAGTAACCAAGCTGAAAAAGATGCTCCCCCAAATCTAACCCTCAGAGGGTTTGACTTCATCGACAGAATAAAAAGCCGACTTGAAGCTCAATGCCCTGGAATAGTTTCATGCGCAGATGTTATTGCTTTGGCAGCAAGAGATTCTATTGTTGCAACA GGAGGTCCAACTTGGAAGGTTCCAACAGGTAGAAGAGATGGGGTGATCGCAAGGAGGGCAGAAGCCTTAGCCAATATTCCACCCCCAACTTCCAACTTCAGCAATCTCCAAAGAATTTTTGCCAACGTGGGTCTTGATTTGAAGGACTTGGTCTTGCTATCTG GTGCTCACACAATTGGGGTCTCTCATTGCTCATCATTTTCAAACCGCCTTTACAATTTCACCGGAGTGGGTGACCAGGACCCCGCTTTGAACACCCAATACGCAGCGAATCTCAAGGCCAACAAGTGCAAAACTCCAACTGATAACACCACAATTGTTGAGATGGACCCTGGAAGCTTTAGGACTTTTGACCTAAGCTACTACACACTTTTGCTCAAAAGGCGAGGGCTCTTCCAATCCGATGCTGCTTTGACAACCAGCTCAACAACTTATAATCATATCAACCAGCTGCTCAAAGGTTCACTGCAGAACTTCTACGATAAGTTTGGAAAGTCTATGGAGAAAATGGGTCGGGCTAACGTTAAGACTGGATCGGCTGGCGAGATTAGGAAGCAATGTTCAGTTGTGAATAGCTAG
- the LOC137707574 gene encoding uncharacterized protein — protein MIRSTRLIASLYSPESRRVFLSLRRSPNTLAQFSTVRNLRFAASATAGGPRQRDPIRPLMDAESPLPNPAASENFVHVGNPTIEDLSDSIVGVDAPRDEYDDNVSTTAEAESSEQRRFLPEELSRSVVVLTCESTAEGGVCDVHLVGTAHVSVESCREVEAVISYLKPEVVFLELCSSRVTALTPQNLKVPTMGEMIEMWKKKHNAFGIVYSWFLAKVSSRLEVFPGAEFRVAYEEAMKYGGRVILGDRPVQITIRRTWAKMPLWHKIKLLYSLLFQAVFLPSPDSLNKMLKEMDDVDMLTLVIQEMSKEHPTLMETLVHERDQYMSSTLLRIASENRSVVAVVGKGHLQGIKKHWQQPVVVKDLMVIPTERSLVSTRRIVKSMGVAVIGAAIVSGIYLASKRK, from the exons ATGATTCGCTCGACTCGCCTGATCGCCTCGCTCTACTCGCCCGAGTCACGCCGCGTCTTCCTCTCTCTCCGCCGCTCTCCGAACACCCTCGCGCAATTCTCCACCGTAAGGAATCTCAGATTTGCGGCCTCTGCCACCGCCGGCGGTCCGCGTCAGCGCGACCCGATACGGCCCCTGATGGATGCGGAATCACCCTTGCCCAACCCGGCGGCATCCGAAAACTTTGTCCACGTCGGGAACCCAACGATTGAGGACTTGTCCGATAGCATCGTCGGTGTCGATGCGCCGAGGGACGAGTACGACGACAATGTTTCGACGACCGCCGAGGCTGAGAGTTCCGAACAGAGGAGGTTTCTTCCTGAGGAGCTGTCGAGGAGCGTGGTGGTGCTCACTTGTGAGTCCACGGCTGAGGGCGGCGTTTGCGACGTGCACCTGGTTGGAACGGCTCATGTTTCGGTG GAATCGTGCAGAGAAGTTGAAGCAGTGATCAGCTATTTGAAACCAGAG GTTGTGTTCTTGGAGTTATGCTCGAGTCGAGTGACTGCACTCACCCCTCAGAATTTGAAG GTACCGACAATGGGAGAAATGATCGAAATGTGGAAGAAAAAGCATAATGCCTTTGGGATTGTTTACAGCTGGTTCCTTGCCAAG GTTTCAAGTAGGCTTGAGGTGTTTCCCGGTGCTGAGTTTCGTGTAGCATATGAAGAAGCAATGAAGTATGGTGGTAGGGTGATACTTGGTGATCGCCCAGTTCAG ATTACAATACGAAGGACATGGGCAAAGATGCCACTTTGGCATAAGATAAAACTGCTGTATTCCTTGCTTTTTCAAGCAGTCTTTCTACCAAGCCCTGATTCTCTTAATAAAATG TTAAAGGAAATGGATGATGTTGACATGCTGACTCTCGTGATTCAAGAGATGAGCAAGGAGCACCCAACTCTAATGGAAACACTCGTACATGAACGAGATCA GTACATGTCATCAACATTACTGAGAATTGCGAGCGAGAATCGTTCAGTAGTTGCAGTAGTGGGAAAGGGGCACCTCCAAGGAATTAAGAAGCATTGGCAGCAGCCTGTTGTG GTGAAGGATCTTATGGTAATTCCAACAGAAAGGTCCCTTGTTTCCACCCGGAGAATCGTTAAATCTATGGGTGTGGCGGTGATTGGGGCGGCCATAGTATCAGGCATCTATCTTGCATCCAAGAGGAAGTAG
- the LOC137707577 gene encoding uncharacterized protein, with amino-acid sequence MVALTCKSTVKGGVCDVYLVGTCHISAKSCREVEAVIRHLKPEVVFLELCSRRVAALTPPNLKDLKELTMEEMIEMWKKNHNTLEIYGWILSKACFHILQSYFTIGLSELEVFPGSEFGVAYEEARKYGGKVILGDRPVQITVGRTRAMMPLWHKIKLLYSLLFSSDDALSIPLEKMDDDDVMIFVQEMGKKYPTLVETFVHERDQYMSSKLLKIASKHRSVVAVVGKGHLQGIKKHWQQPVVLEDLMVIPSKKPGSSTRRILKSMGVAVTAAAIVSGIYFASKSK; translated from the exons ATGGTAGCTCTTACTTGTAAGTCCACTGTTAAGGGCGGTGTTTGCGACGTGTACCTGGTGGGAACGTGTCACATTTCGGCG AAGTCGTGCAGAGAAGTTGAAGCAGTGATCAGACATTTGAAACCAGAG GTTGTGTTCTTGGAGTTATGCTCGCGTCGAGTGGCTGCACTCACCCCTCCAAATTTGAAGGATTTGAAG GAACTGACAATGGAAGAAATGATCGAAATGTGGAAGAAAAATCATAATACCCTTGAAATTTATGGCTGGATCCTTTCCAAGGCATGTTTTCATATCCTCCAAAGTTATTTTACTATC ggtttaagtgagcTTGAGGTGTTTCCCGGTTCTGAGTTTGGGGTAGCATATGAAGAAGCAAGGAAGTATGGCGGTAAGGTGATACTTGGTGATCGCCCAGTGCAG ATTACGGTAGGAAGGACGCGGGCAATGATGCCACTTTGGCATAAGATAAAACTGCTGTATTCCTTGCTTTTCTCAAGTGATGATGCTCTTAGTATTCCG TTAGAGAAAATGGATGATGATGACGTAATGATTTTCGTTCAAGAGATGGGCAAGAAATACCCAACTCTAGTTGAAACATTCGTACATGAGCGAGATCA GTACATGTCATCAAAATTACTGAAAATTGCCAGCAAGCATCGTTCAGTAGTTGCAGTAGTGGGAAAGGGGCACCTCCAGGGGATTAAAAAGCATTGGCAGCAGCCTGTTGTG CTGGAGGATCTCATGGTAATTCCATCAAAAAAGCCGGGTTCTTCCACCAGGAGAATCCTTAAATCTATGGGTGTGGCGGTGACTGCGGCAGCCATTGTATCAGGTATCTATTTTGCATCCAAGAGCAAGTAA
- the LOC137707882 gene encoding peroxisome biogenesis protein 22-like, which yields MAESSKDELLQLIKRFGAYLTVKMSSLFPISLHNLNSRSIGAIAGFAVAIVFTWRLLRSPSGPQRRQPKRQAPASSSSGISSNSNATLTTTGVSPSQDSRAQNVVDEFFQPVKPTLGQIVGQKLSEGRKVTCRLLGVVLEQSTPEELQKQVTVRHSVLEVLLEITKFCDLYLMERVLDDESEKKVLLALEDAGIFTSGGLVKDKVLFCSTENGRTSFVRQLEPDWHIDTNPDIIFQLSRFIKYQLHISPTRTERPASNVFNAPSLEQFFGCV from the exons CAGTCTCTTCCCGATCTCCCTCCACAATCTG AATTCGCGTTCTATTGGGGCCATCGCGGGATTTGCTGTTGCAATAGTTTTCACATGGAGGCTGCTTAGATCACCTAGTGGACCACAAAGAAGGCAACCAAAGCGGCAGGCACCTGCATCGAGTAGTTCTGGCATCAGTTCAAATTCGAATGCAACATTGACAACTACAGGAGTTTCACCTTCACAGGACTCAAGAGCCCAAAACGTTGTTGATGAATTTTTTCAGCCTGTAAAG CCTACTTTGGGGCAAATAGTTGGGCAGAAACTGAGTGAAGGAAGAAAG GTAACTTGTCGTTTACTCGGAGTAGTCCTTGAGCAAAGTACCCCAGAGGAACTTCAG AAACAAGTGACTGTGAGGCACTCAGTGCTGGAAGTACTCTTGGAGATCACAAAATTTTGTGATTTGTATCTCATGGAAAGAGTTCTTGATGATGAAAGTGAA AAAAAGGTTCTACTGGCTTTGGAAGATGCTGGGATTTTTACATCTGGAGGTTTGGTCAAAGACAAG GTTCTCTTCTGTAGCACAGAGAATGGACGAACATCTTTTGTTCGGCAATTGGAACCAGATTGGCATATTGACACAAATCCTGACATCATATTTCAATTATCT AGGTTTATCAAGTATCAGCTTCACATCTCTCCTACCAGAACAGAACGACCTGCTTCTAATGTGTTCAACGCCCCATCCTTGGAACAGTTCTTTGGATGTGTTTGA